The proteins below come from a single Acaryochloris sp. CCMEE 5410 genomic window:
- the plsX gene encoding phosphate acyltransferase PlsX: protein MGATRARIAIDAMGGDHAPDEIVAGALRAQAELDADVLLVGDPDRLEASIKNHSDSVPVEIIPSEGLIEMNEEPISALRRKRKASINVAMDLVKKKKADAVVSAGHSGAAMAAALLRLGRIPGIDRPAIGGVFPTIIAGKPVLVLDVGANVDCRPAFLDQFATMGTIYSEYVLGTEAPKVGLLNIGEESCKGNEVSVQTYQLLEQNPHVDFIGNAEGRDVLSGQFDVIVCDGFTGNILLKFAEAVGEVALQILREELPRGIHGKVGTGILKPNLRRIKQRMDHAEHGGGLLLGVAGVCIISHGSSQAPSIFNAIRLAKEAADNQVSQRIQSCYQQTVTAASNGE from the coding sequence GGATGCAGATGTCTTACTAGTCGGTGATCCTGACCGTCTTGAAGCTTCCATCAAAAACCATTCTGATTCCGTCCCTGTTGAAATCATCCCTTCTGAAGGGCTGATCGAGATGAACGAAGAGCCGATCAGTGCCCTTCGCCGCAAGCGTAAGGCCTCGATCAACGTGGCGATGGATTTAGTCAAAAAGAAGAAGGCTGATGCAGTTGTTTCAGCAGGTCACTCTGGAGCTGCAATGGCTGCCGCCCTCTTACGACTGGGCCGAATTCCAGGGATTGATCGACCGGCCATTGGCGGTGTCTTCCCCACCATCATTGCTGGTAAACCCGTATTGGTACTGGATGTTGGGGCAAATGTAGACTGTCGCCCGGCATTTCTCGATCAGTTTGCCACCATGGGCACCATCTACAGCGAATACGTTTTAGGAACTGAGGCGCCAAAAGTGGGATTGCTCAACATTGGAGAAGAATCCTGTAAGGGCAATGAAGTATCGGTTCAAACCTATCAACTATTAGAACAGAATCCTCACGTTGACTTTATTGGCAATGCTGAGGGCCGTGATGTGCTCTCAGGCCAGTTTGATGTCATTGTTTGCGATGGGTTTACTGGCAATATCCTCCTGAAATTTGCGGAGGCGGTGGGCGAAGTTGCCCTTCAAATACTACGAGAAGAGTTGCCCAGAGGCATTCATGGCAAAGTGGGGACGGGTATCTTAAAGCCCAACCTGCGTCGGATTAAACAGCGGATGGACCATGCAGAACATGGTGGAGGATTGCTCTTAGGCGTTGCAGGTGTCTGTATCATTAGCCATGGCAGTTCCCAAGCGCCTTCAATCTTTAATGCCATTCGATTGGCAAAAGAGGCTGCGGATAATCAGGTATCCCAGCGTATTCAATCTTGCTATCAACAGACGGTGACAGCCGCCTCCAATGGAGAATAA